One region of Primulina tabacum isolate GXHZ01 chromosome 1, ASM2559414v2, whole genome shotgun sequence genomic DNA includes:
- the LOC142552204 gene encoding mitogen-activated protein kinase kinase kinase 5-like isoform X4, with protein sequence MHWWQGAFTSASKSHSDDDSVIVGGADSRYSLKPSFFSSVRSRHLTRARKLRHVTENDVQTWRSPCQSTHSRSPSASPQPLPLPELQVLLRRDPKFASSSSNGVPLPSPRDVVQNQRGCEEEIGRSREREAAEGLDADAIDGLNGLKRLAGQDTRANSVLSDIRSSRKSPQKLKVKDRSSNIYSINIPISAPTSPYSSPVLSPPRSDMLANDYITPPGIFQVWSAPEIPHSEGNPGLVFYPQLAFEKAASSVDNSPLQSPRVSFHVYGTSPPMKTSPFPTKMAHETSLAPWESNTQAIVHPLPLPPGAVNPSHPASLSPVAAAKSDFSGASMPSHPTPISVSEAVIPSWPSPVSPLAAKPELVPIKHQWQKGKLIGRGTFGSVYVASNRETGALCAMKEVDILPDDAKSAECIRQLEQEIKVLSHLKHPNIVRYFGSEIVGEKFYIYLEYVHPGSINKFIHDHCGAITESVVRNFTRHILCGLAYLHSKKTIHRDIKGANLLVDAYGVVKLADFGMAKHFLFHLQLTGQAANLSMRGSPYWMAPELLNFGMQKDANSDLALAVDIWSLGCTIIEMLNGKPPWSEYEGAAALFKAIKETPPIPETLSAEGKDFLRRCFRRNPADRPTASKLLDHPFVNYSQQPEACSQTRKERNLMDDMQFIRERLNQKSDSVPVSFDSQIKMAKLSNNFMRNSFSPA encoded by the exons ATGCACTGGTGGCAAGGCGCCTTTACGTCGGCGTCGAAATCGCATTCTGACGATGACAGCGTCATTGTTGGAGGTGCGGATAGTAGGTACTCCTTGAAACCCAGCTTCTTCTCCTCGGTGCGGAGCCGCCACCTCACGCGCGCAAGGAAATTGCGGCACGTTACGGAGAACGACGTCCAAACGTGGCGGTCTCCTTGCCAGAGTACACATTCCAGGTCGCCATCTGCGTCGCCTCAGCCTCTCCCTTTACCAGAATTGCAGGTGCTTTTAAGGCGTGACCCCAAGTTCGCCTCGTCCAGCTCCAACGGCGTTCCCCTGCCCTCGCCGCGAGATGTGGTTCAGAATCAAAGAGGATGTGAGGAGGAGATTGGAAGAAGCAGAGAAAGGGAGGCAGCGGAGGGGTTGGATGCCGATGCCATTGATGGACTCAATGGTCTTAAGAG ACTAGCAGGCCAAGACACAAGAGCAAATTCCGTACTTTCTGATATTCGGTCGTCCAGGAAGTCGCCTCAGAAGCTAAAAGTCAAAGACAGATCATCTAATATCTACAGTATTAACATCCCTATAAGTGCTCCAACTAGCCCATATTCAAGCCCTGTGCTGAGCCCCCCAAGAAGTGATATGTTGGCAAATGATTACATAACTCCCCCTGGTATTTTCCAGGTTTGGTCTGCCCCGGAGATCCCTCATTCGGAAGGGAATCCAGGTCTAGTTTTCTATCCTCAACTGGCTTTCGAAAAAGCTGCATCAAGTGTAGATAACTCACCCCTTCAAAGTCCAAGAGTAAGTTTTCATGTCTATGGAACAAGTCCTCCTATGAAAACATCACCATTTCCTACCAAAATGGCCCATGAAACCTCATTGGCACCTTGGGAAAGTAATACTCAGGCCATCGTACATCCCTTACCACTTCCTCCAGGGGCTGTCAATCCTTCACATCCTGCATCACTTTCCCCAGTTGCAGCAGCTAAATCTGATTTTTCAGGAGCTTCCATGCCTTCACATCCCACTCCAATCTCAGTTTCAGAAGCTGTCATCCCTTCATGGCCTTCTCCGGTTTCTCCACTTGCAGCTAAACCTGAATTGGTACCCATCAAACACCAATGGCAAAAAGGAAAGCTTATAGGGAGGGGGACGTTTGGAAGTGTGTATGTGGCTTCCAACAG AGAGACTGGAGCCTTATGTGCAATGAAAGAAGTTGATATTTTACCAGATGATGCAAAATCTGCTGAATGTATAAGACAGTTGGAGCAG GAAATTAAAGTTCTTAGTCATCTGAAGCATCCAAATATCGTGCGGTATTTTGGTAGTGAAATA GTTGGAGAAAAGTTTTACATATACCTGGAGTATGTCCATCCTGGTTCAATCAATAAATTCATCCATGATCATTGTGGGGCTATTACAGAATCTGTGGTTCGCAATTTTACTCGTCATATTCTCTGTGGATTGGCCTACTTGCACAGTAAAAAAACCATACACAG GGACATTAAGGGTGCTAATTTACTTGTCGATGCATATGGAGTTGTCAAACTTGCTGATTTTGGGATGGCTAAGCAT TTTCTTTTTCATTTGCAGCTGACTGGGCAGGCAGCTAATCTGTCAATGAGGGGTAGTCCATATTGGATGGCTCCAGAG CTCTTGAATTTTGGGATGCAAAAGGATGCTAATTCTGATCTTGCTTTAGCAGTTGATATATGGAGTTTGGGCTGTACCATAATTGAGATGCTGAACGGAAAGCCCCCTTGGAGTGAGTATGAAGGG GCTGCAGCGTTATTCAAGGCGATAAAGGAGACTCCTCCAATACCTGAAACACTGTCAGCAGAGGGCAAGGATTTCTTGCGGCGCTGCTTCCGTAGAAATCCAGCAGACAGGCCAACTGCAAGCAAGTTACTGGATCATCCATTTGTGAACTATTCACAGCAGCCTGAAGCTTGCTCGCAGACACGTAAAGAGAGAAACTTGATG GATGATATGCAATTCATAAGAGAGCGACTGAATCAGAAATCTGATTCGGTGCCTGTTTCATTTGACTCACAGATCAAGATGGCAAAATTGTCTAACAA CTTCATGCGTAATTCTTTTTCTCCAGCATGA
- the LOC142552204 gene encoding mitogen-activated protein kinase kinase kinase 5-like isoform X1, with translation MHWWQGAFTSASKSHSDDDSVIVGGADSRYSLKPSFFSSVRSRHLTRARKLRHVTENDVQTWRSPCQSTHSRSPSASPQPLPLPELQVLLRRDPKFASSSSNGVPLPSPRDVVQNQRGCEEEIGRSREREAAEGLDADAIDGLNGLKRLAGQDTRANSVLSDIRSSRKSPQKLKVKDRSSNIYSINIPISAPTSPYSSPVLSPPRSDMLANDYITPPGIFQVWSAPEIPHSEGNPGLVFYPQLAFEKAASSVDNSPLQSPRVSFHVYGTSPPMKTSPFPTKMAHETSLAPWESNTQAIVHPLPLPPGAVNPSHPASLSPVAAAKSDFSGASMPSHPTPISVSEAVIPSWPSPVSPLAAKPELVPIKHQWQKGKLIGRGTFGSVYVASNRETGALCAMKEVDILPDDAKSAECIRQLEQEIKVLSHLKHPNIVRYFGSEIVGEKFYIYLEYVHPGSINKFIHDHCGAITESVVRNFTRHILCGLAYLHSKKTIHRDIKGANLLVDAYGVVKLADFGMAKHFLFHLQLTGQAANLSMRGSPYWMAPELLNFGMQKDANSDLALAVDIWSLGCTIIEMLNGKPPWSEYEGAAALFKAIKETPPIPETLSAEGKDFLRRCFRRNPADRPTASKLLDHPFVNYSQQPEACSQTRKERNLMDDMQFIRERLNQKSDSVPVSFDSQIKMAKLSNNMTSQRCHHQTPHLAVVPLVSPRSTLESLPTLSPLSMGQHSKSGTTIANLPSSIKQGAGI, from the exons ATGCACTGGTGGCAAGGCGCCTTTACGTCGGCGTCGAAATCGCATTCTGACGATGACAGCGTCATTGTTGGAGGTGCGGATAGTAGGTACTCCTTGAAACCCAGCTTCTTCTCCTCGGTGCGGAGCCGCCACCTCACGCGCGCAAGGAAATTGCGGCACGTTACGGAGAACGACGTCCAAACGTGGCGGTCTCCTTGCCAGAGTACACATTCCAGGTCGCCATCTGCGTCGCCTCAGCCTCTCCCTTTACCAGAATTGCAGGTGCTTTTAAGGCGTGACCCCAAGTTCGCCTCGTCCAGCTCCAACGGCGTTCCCCTGCCCTCGCCGCGAGATGTGGTTCAGAATCAAAGAGGATGTGAGGAGGAGATTGGAAGAAGCAGAGAAAGGGAGGCAGCGGAGGGGTTGGATGCCGATGCCATTGATGGACTCAATGGTCTTAAGAG ACTAGCAGGCCAAGACACAAGAGCAAATTCCGTACTTTCTGATATTCGGTCGTCCAGGAAGTCGCCTCAGAAGCTAAAAGTCAAAGACAGATCATCTAATATCTACAGTATTAACATCCCTATAAGTGCTCCAACTAGCCCATATTCAAGCCCTGTGCTGAGCCCCCCAAGAAGTGATATGTTGGCAAATGATTACATAACTCCCCCTGGTATTTTCCAGGTTTGGTCTGCCCCGGAGATCCCTCATTCGGAAGGGAATCCAGGTCTAGTTTTCTATCCTCAACTGGCTTTCGAAAAAGCTGCATCAAGTGTAGATAACTCACCCCTTCAAAGTCCAAGAGTAAGTTTTCATGTCTATGGAACAAGTCCTCCTATGAAAACATCACCATTTCCTACCAAAATGGCCCATGAAACCTCATTGGCACCTTGGGAAAGTAATACTCAGGCCATCGTACATCCCTTACCACTTCCTCCAGGGGCTGTCAATCCTTCACATCCTGCATCACTTTCCCCAGTTGCAGCAGCTAAATCTGATTTTTCAGGAGCTTCCATGCCTTCACATCCCACTCCAATCTCAGTTTCAGAAGCTGTCATCCCTTCATGGCCTTCTCCGGTTTCTCCACTTGCAGCTAAACCTGAATTGGTACCCATCAAACACCAATGGCAAAAAGGAAAGCTTATAGGGAGGGGGACGTTTGGAAGTGTGTATGTGGCTTCCAACAG AGAGACTGGAGCCTTATGTGCAATGAAAGAAGTTGATATTTTACCAGATGATGCAAAATCTGCTGAATGTATAAGACAGTTGGAGCAG GAAATTAAAGTTCTTAGTCATCTGAAGCATCCAAATATCGTGCGGTATTTTGGTAGTGAAATA GTTGGAGAAAAGTTTTACATATACCTGGAGTATGTCCATCCTGGTTCAATCAATAAATTCATCCATGATCATTGTGGGGCTATTACAGAATCTGTGGTTCGCAATTTTACTCGTCATATTCTCTGTGGATTGGCCTACTTGCACAGTAAAAAAACCATACACAG GGACATTAAGGGTGCTAATTTACTTGTCGATGCATATGGAGTTGTCAAACTTGCTGATTTTGGGATGGCTAAGCAT TTTCTTTTTCATTTGCAGCTGACTGGGCAGGCAGCTAATCTGTCAATGAGGGGTAGTCCATATTGGATGGCTCCAGAG CTCTTGAATTTTGGGATGCAAAAGGATGCTAATTCTGATCTTGCTTTAGCAGTTGATATATGGAGTTTGGGCTGTACCATAATTGAGATGCTGAACGGAAAGCCCCCTTGGAGTGAGTATGAAGGG GCTGCAGCGTTATTCAAGGCGATAAAGGAGACTCCTCCAATACCTGAAACACTGTCAGCAGAGGGCAAGGATTTCTTGCGGCGCTGCTTCCGTAGAAATCCAGCAGACAGGCCAACTGCAAGCAAGTTACTGGATCATCCATTTGTGAACTATTCACAGCAGCCTGAAGCTTGCTCGCAGACACGTAAAGAGAGAAACTTGATG GATGATATGCAATTCATAAGAGAGCGACTGAATCAGAAATCTGATTCGGTGCCTGTTTCATTTGACTCACAGATCAAGATGGCAAAATTGTCTAACAA CATGACCAGCCAGCGATGTCATCACCAAACACCCCATTTAGCTGTTGTCCCCCTCGTTTCTCCTCGTTCAACGCTTGAGTCTCTTCCTACAttatcaccactaagcatgggaCAACATTCAAAGAGTGGCACCACTATAGCAAATCTTCCCAGTTCTATCAAGCAGGGTGCTGGTATATGA
- the LOC142552204 gene encoding mitogen-activated protein kinase kinase kinase 5-like isoform X3, translated as MHWWQGAFTSASKSHSDDDSVIVGGADSRYSLKPSFFSSVRSRHLTRARKLRHVTENDVQTWRSPCQSTHSRSPSASPQPLPLPELQVLLRRDPKFASSSSNGVPLPSPRDVVQNQRGCEEEIGRSREREAAEGLDADAIDGLNGLKRLAGQDTRANSVLSDIRSSRKSPQKLKVKDRSSNIYSINIPISAPTSPYSSPVLSPPRSDMLANDYITPPGIFQVWSAPEIPHSEGNPGLVFYPQLAFEKAASSVDNSPLQSPRVSFHVYGTSPPMKTSPFPTKMAHETSLAPWESNTQAIVHPLPLPPGAVNPSHPASLSPVAAAKSDFSGASMPSHPTPISVSEAVIPSWPSPVSPLAAKPELVPIKHQWQKGKLIGRGTFGSVYVASNRETGALCAMKEVDILPDDAKSAECIRQLEQEIKVLSHLKHPNIVRYFGSEIVGEKFYIYLEYVHPGSINKFIHDHCGAITESVVRNFTRHILCGLAYLHSKKTIHRDIKGANLLVDAYGVVKLADFGMAKHFLFHLQLTGQAANLSMRGSPYWMAPELLNFGMQKDANSDLALAVDIWSLGCTIIEMLNGKPPWSEYEGAAALFKAIKETPPIPETLSAEGKDFLRRCFRRNPADRPTASKLLDHPFVNYSQQPEACSQTRKERNLMDDMQFIRERLNQKSDSVPVSFDSQIKMAKLSNNSSFMRNSFSPA; from the exons ATGCACTGGTGGCAAGGCGCCTTTACGTCGGCGTCGAAATCGCATTCTGACGATGACAGCGTCATTGTTGGAGGTGCGGATAGTAGGTACTCCTTGAAACCCAGCTTCTTCTCCTCGGTGCGGAGCCGCCACCTCACGCGCGCAAGGAAATTGCGGCACGTTACGGAGAACGACGTCCAAACGTGGCGGTCTCCTTGCCAGAGTACACATTCCAGGTCGCCATCTGCGTCGCCTCAGCCTCTCCCTTTACCAGAATTGCAGGTGCTTTTAAGGCGTGACCCCAAGTTCGCCTCGTCCAGCTCCAACGGCGTTCCCCTGCCCTCGCCGCGAGATGTGGTTCAGAATCAAAGAGGATGTGAGGAGGAGATTGGAAGAAGCAGAGAAAGGGAGGCAGCGGAGGGGTTGGATGCCGATGCCATTGATGGACTCAATGGTCTTAAGAG ACTAGCAGGCCAAGACACAAGAGCAAATTCCGTACTTTCTGATATTCGGTCGTCCAGGAAGTCGCCTCAGAAGCTAAAAGTCAAAGACAGATCATCTAATATCTACAGTATTAACATCCCTATAAGTGCTCCAACTAGCCCATATTCAAGCCCTGTGCTGAGCCCCCCAAGAAGTGATATGTTGGCAAATGATTACATAACTCCCCCTGGTATTTTCCAGGTTTGGTCTGCCCCGGAGATCCCTCATTCGGAAGGGAATCCAGGTCTAGTTTTCTATCCTCAACTGGCTTTCGAAAAAGCTGCATCAAGTGTAGATAACTCACCCCTTCAAAGTCCAAGAGTAAGTTTTCATGTCTATGGAACAAGTCCTCCTATGAAAACATCACCATTTCCTACCAAAATGGCCCATGAAACCTCATTGGCACCTTGGGAAAGTAATACTCAGGCCATCGTACATCCCTTACCACTTCCTCCAGGGGCTGTCAATCCTTCACATCCTGCATCACTTTCCCCAGTTGCAGCAGCTAAATCTGATTTTTCAGGAGCTTCCATGCCTTCACATCCCACTCCAATCTCAGTTTCAGAAGCTGTCATCCCTTCATGGCCTTCTCCGGTTTCTCCACTTGCAGCTAAACCTGAATTGGTACCCATCAAACACCAATGGCAAAAAGGAAAGCTTATAGGGAGGGGGACGTTTGGAAGTGTGTATGTGGCTTCCAACAG AGAGACTGGAGCCTTATGTGCAATGAAAGAAGTTGATATTTTACCAGATGATGCAAAATCTGCTGAATGTATAAGACAGTTGGAGCAG GAAATTAAAGTTCTTAGTCATCTGAAGCATCCAAATATCGTGCGGTATTTTGGTAGTGAAATA GTTGGAGAAAAGTTTTACATATACCTGGAGTATGTCCATCCTGGTTCAATCAATAAATTCATCCATGATCATTGTGGGGCTATTACAGAATCTGTGGTTCGCAATTTTACTCGTCATATTCTCTGTGGATTGGCCTACTTGCACAGTAAAAAAACCATACACAG GGACATTAAGGGTGCTAATTTACTTGTCGATGCATATGGAGTTGTCAAACTTGCTGATTTTGGGATGGCTAAGCAT TTTCTTTTTCATTTGCAGCTGACTGGGCAGGCAGCTAATCTGTCAATGAGGGGTAGTCCATATTGGATGGCTCCAGAG CTCTTGAATTTTGGGATGCAAAAGGATGCTAATTCTGATCTTGCTTTAGCAGTTGATATATGGAGTTTGGGCTGTACCATAATTGAGATGCTGAACGGAAAGCCCCCTTGGAGTGAGTATGAAGGG GCTGCAGCGTTATTCAAGGCGATAAAGGAGACTCCTCCAATACCTGAAACACTGTCAGCAGAGGGCAAGGATTTCTTGCGGCGCTGCTTCCGTAGAAATCCAGCAGACAGGCCAACTGCAAGCAAGTTACTGGATCATCCATTTGTGAACTATTCACAGCAGCCTGAAGCTTGCTCGCAGACACGTAAAGAGAGAAACTTGATG GATGATATGCAATTCATAAGAGAGCGACTGAATCAGAAATCTGATTCGGTGCCTGTTTCATTTGACTCACAGATCAAGATGGCAAAATTGTCTAACAA CTCCAGCTTCATGCGTAATTCTTTTTCTCCAGCATGA
- the LOC142552204 gene encoding mitogen-activated protein kinase kinase kinase 5-like isoform X2 has translation MHWWQGAFTSASKSHSDDDSVIVGGADSRYSLKPSFFSSVRSRHLTRARKLRHVTENDVQTWRSPCQSTHSRSPSASPQPLPLPELQVLLRRDPKFASSSSNGVPLPSPRDVVQNQRGCEEEIGRSREREAAEGLDADAIDGLNGLKRLAGQDTRANSVLSDIRSSRKSPQKLKVKDRSSNIYSINIPISAPTSPYSSPVLSPPRSDMLANDYITPPGIFQVWSAPEIPHSEGNPGLVFYPQLAFEKAASSVDNSPLQSPRVSFHVYGTSPPMKTSPFPTKMAHETSLAPWESNTQAIVHPLPLPPGAVNPSHPASLSPVAAAKSDFSGASMPSHPTPISVSEAVIPSWPSPVSPLAAKPELVPIKHQWQKGKLIGRGTFGSVYVASNRETGALCAMKEVDILPDDAKSAECIRQLEQEIKVLSHLKHPNIVRYFGSEIVGEKFYIYLEYVHPGSINKFIHDHCGAITESVVRNFTRHILCGLAYLHSKKTIHRDIKGANLLVDAYGVVKLADFGMAKHLTGQAANLSMRGSPYWMAPELLNFGMQKDANSDLALAVDIWSLGCTIIEMLNGKPPWSEYEGAAALFKAIKETPPIPETLSAEGKDFLRRCFRRNPADRPTASKLLDHPFVNYSQQPEACSQTRKERNLMDDMQFIRERLNQKSDSVPVSFDSQIKMAKLSNNMTSQRCHHQTPHLAVVPLVSPRSTLESLPTLSPLSMGQHSKSGTTIANLPSSIKQGAGI, from the exons ATGCACTGGTGGCAAGGCGCCTTTACGTCGGCGTCGAAATCGCATTCTGACGATGACAGCGTCATTGTTGGAGGTGCGGATAGTAGGTACTCCTTGAAACCCAGCTTCTTCTCCTCGGTGCGGAGCCGCCACCTCACGCGCGCAAGGAAATTGCGGCACGTTACGGAGAACGACGTCCAAACGTGGCGGTCTCCTTGCCAGAGTACACATTCCAGGTCGCCATCTGCGTCGCCTCAGCCTCTCCCTTTACCAGAATTGCAGGTGCTTTTAAGGCGTGACCCCAAGTTCGCCTCGTCCAGCTCCAACGGCGTTCCCCTGCCCTCGCCGCGAGATGTGGTTCAGAATCAAAGAGGATGTGAGGAGGAGATTGGAAGAAGCAGAGAAAGGGAGGCAGCGGAGGGGTTGGATGCCGATGCCATTGATGGACTCAATGGTCTTAAGAG ACTAGCAGGCCAAGACACAAGAGCAAATTCCGTACTTTCTGATATTCGGTCGTCCAGGAAGTCGCCTCAGAAGCTAAAAGTCAAAGACAGATCATCTAATATCTACAGTATTAACATCCCTATAAGTGCTCCAACTAGCCCATATTCAAGCCCTGTGCTGAGCCCCCCAAGAAGTGATATGTTGGCAAATGATTACATAACTCCCCCTGGTATTTTCCAGGTTTGGTCTGCCCCGGAGATCCCTCATTCGGAAGGGAATCCAGGTCTAGTTTTCTATCCTCAACTGGCTTTCGAAAAAGCTGCATCAAGTGTAGATAACTCACCCCTTCAAAGTCCAAGAGTAAGTTTTCATGTCTATGGAACAAGTCCTCCTATGAAAACATCACCATTTCCTACCAAAATGGCCCATGAAACCTCATTGGCACCTTGGGAAAGTAATACTCAGGCCATCGTACATCCCTTACCACTTCCTCCAGGGGCTGTCAATCCTTCACATCCTGCATCACTTTCCCCAGTTGCAGCAGCTAAATCTGATTTTTCAGGAGCTTCCATGCCTTCACATCCCACTCCAATCTCAGTTTCAGAAGCTGTCATCCCTTCATGGCCTTCTCCGGTTTCTCCACTTGCAGCTAAACCTGAATTGGTACCCATCAAACACCAATGGCAAAAAGGAAAGCTTATAGGGAGGGGGACGTTTGGAAGTGTGTATGTGGCTTCCAACAG AGAGACTGGAGCCTTATGTGCAATGAAAGAAGTTGATATTTTACCAGATGATGCAAAATCTGCTGAATGTATAAGACAGTTGGAGCAG GAAATTAAAGTTCTTAGTCATCTGAAGCATCCAAATATCGTGCGGTATTTTGGTAGTGAAATA GTTGGAGAAAAGTTTTACATATACCTGGAGTATGTCCATCCTGGTTCAATCAATAAATTCATCCATGATCATTGTGGGGCTATTACAGAATCTGTGGTTCGCAATTTTACTCGTCATATTCTCTGTGGATTGGCCTACTTGCACAGTAAAAAAACCATACACAG GGACATTAAGGGTGCTAATTTACTTGTCGATGCATATGGAGTTGTCAAACTTGCTGATTTTGGGATGGCTAAGCAT CTGACTGGGCAGGCAGCTAATCTGTCAATGAGGGGTAGTCCATATTGGATGGCTCCAGAG CTCTTGAATTTTGGGATGCAAAAGGATGCTAATTCTGATCTTGCTTTAGCAGTTGATATATGGAGTTTGGGCTGTACCATAATTGAGATGCTGAACGGAAAGCCCCCTTGGAGTGAGTATGAAGGG GCTGCAGCGTTATTCAAGGCGATAAAGGAGACTCCTCCAATACCTGAAACACTGTCAGCAGAGGGCAAGGATTTCTTGCGGCGCTGCTTCCGTAGAAATCCAGCAGACAGGCCAACTGCAAGCAAGTTACTGGATCATCCATTTGTGAACTATTCACAGCAGCCTGAAGCTTGCTCGCAGACACGTAAAGAGAGAAACTTGATG GATGATATGCAATTCATAAGAGAGCGACTGAATCAGAAATCTGATTCGGTGCCTGTTTCATTTGACTCACAGATCAAGATGGCAAAATTGTCTAACAA CATGACCAGCCAGCGATGTCATCACCAAACACCCCATTTAGCTGTTGTCCCCCTCGTTTCTCCTCGTTCAACGCTTGAGTCTCTTCCTACAttatcaccactaagcatgggaCAACATTCAAAGAGTGGCACCACTATAGCAAATCTTCCCAGTTCTATCAAGCAGGGTGCTGGTATATGA
- the LOC142548835 gene encoding patatin-like protein 3, which produces KGLSVFALILPNIFLHFSLFSIVDANAKGQRVTILSIDGGGIRGIIPGTMLAFLEAKLQELDGPNARIADYFDVVAGTSTGALITTMLTAPGQDNRPAYEAKDIASFYLQHGPKIFPESSRSNFLRKAANLIDGPKYDGKYLRSLIRGLLGNLTVSQTLTDVVIPTFDIKRLQPVIFSTKDGIANASKNALLSDICLGTTAAPTYLPSHYFETEDYQGRRTFDLVDGGLAANNPSLLGITHISKEILLKKFETVDMTPMDSTKMLVLSLGSGIAKNEEKYNAEDAARWGLLSWVYNNGATPIIDMFGAASSDMVDIHVSTLFQSLNTEKNYLRIQEDMLTGDTSSVDIATIRNLQALVIIGRSLLKKPVSRINLETGRSEPVQGEGTNEEALARFAKLLSDERKLRSN; this is translated from the exons AAAGGGTTGTCCGTTTTCGCGCTCATTTTGCCAAACATatttctccatttttctctGTTCTCAATTGTTGATGCTAATGCTAAAGGACAAAGGGTCACAATTTTGAGTATCGATGGAGGTGGTATAAGAGGTATTATCCCGGGAACCATGCTCGCCTTCCTTGAAGCCAAACTCCAG GAATTGGATGGCCCGAATGCAAGAATAGCAGATTATTTCGATGTGGTCGCGGGAACGAGCACAGGGGCTCTCATTACGACCATGCTGACTGCTCCTGGTCAAGATAATCGCCCTGCATATGAGGCAAAGGACATAGCAAGTTTCTACTTGCAGCATGGCCCAAAGATCTTCCCCGAGAGCAG TCGAAGCAATTTTCTGAGAAAGGCGGCGAATTTGATCGATGGGCCGAAGTACGACGGGAAGTACTTGCGATCGTTGATTCGGGGATTGCTAGGCAATCTGACGGTGAGCCAAACCTTAACAGATGTAGTGATACCAACATTTGATATTAAGCGACTTCAACCTGTCATCTTCAGTACTAAAGAT GGGATAGCAAATGCTTCCAAGAATGCATTGTTATCGGACATTTGTTTGGGTACAACTGCAGCGCCGACATATCTTCCATCACACTATTTTGAGACCGAGGATTATCAAGGCAGACGCACATTTGATCTCGTTGATGGAGGCCTTGCGGCCAACAATCCG TCCTTATTGGGCATAACACACATTTCCAAAGAAATATTGTTGAAAAAGTTTGAGACTGTAGACATGACACCAATGGACAGCACCAAGATGCTGGTTCTATCATTAGGCTCTGGGATAGCAAAAAATGAAGAGAAGTACAATGCCGAAGATGCTGCACGTTGGGGCTTACTCTCCTGGGTGTACAACAATGGTGCTACTCCCATAATCGATATGTTCGGAGCCGCCAGCTCCGATATGGTCGATATTCATGTCTCTACTCTTTTTCAATCGCTAAACACCGAAAAAAATTACCTTCGTATCCAG GAGGATATGTTGACGGGAGATACATCATCTGTGGATATTGCGACCATAAGGAACTTGCAggctcttgtgattattggtcGTAGCCTTCTGAAAAAGCCCGTTTCGAGGATTAATTTGGAGACAGGAAGATCAGAGCCTGTTCAAGGAGAGGGCACAAACGAAGAAGCTCTTGCCCGATTCGCGAAGTTGCTTTCGGATGAAAGGAAACTTCGATCAAATTGA